TGCTCGCCCGCAGCCCGCTCCGGCGCCAGATAGCGCGGTGTCCCGATCACCTCGCCCGTGGCGGTGAGATCGACGTCGGCCGGCGCCGGCCCGAGGGCCTTGGCGATCCCGAAGTCGGTGACTTTCGCGTTGCCGTACTCGGTGAGCAGGATGTTCGCCGGCTTGATGTCGCGATGCAGGATGCCGGCGCGGTGGGCGGCGTCCAGCGCGTCGAGGACCTGGCTGATCAGCCGGACCGCCTCTTCCTGGCCCATCGGGGGATCCTGGAGCCGCTGGGCCAGTGTCCCCCCGGTCACGAGCTCCATGACGATGCACGGACGCCCGTGGTCCTCACCGACGTCGTACACGGTGGCCAGGTTGGGATGCAAGAGCCGGGCCGCGGCGCGCGCTTCGGCCGACAGTCGGCGCCGGAGCGCCTCGTCGCCCGCGTCCTGCGCCCGCAGTAGCTTGACCGCCACCGGGCGACCCAGCCGGGTGTCGAGACCCTCGTAGACCTCGGCCATCCCTCCCCTCCCGATGCACGGCCCCACGAGGTATCGGTCGGCCACGGACCAGACCGCGGCACCGGCAGAGGCGGTGTGATCCCCGGTCATCGTCCCCAGTCTGGTCCCGCCGGCACCAGCGCTGTCCAATGGGGCGCGCCCAGCCGACACGGCTGTCAGGACGCGAAACGCGGACGTCCTATGCTCCCCCCGTGCCGGAGCTTGCCCCTGCCGCCACGATCCGGGCGGGGCGGGGCATGGTCTGCGCCGTCGACCACCTGGCCGCCGGCGCCGGCGGAGCCATGCTCCGGGCCGGGGGAACGGCGGCGGACGCGGCCGTCGCCGCCAGCGCCGTCCTCGCCGTCACCTCACAACACCTGTGCGGTATGGGCGGCGACCTCCTCGCCGTGATCCACACGGGGAGCGGCCCGCCGCTGGCCCTCAACGCTTCGGGCCGGGCGGGATCGGGAGCCGACCCGGCGCGCTTGCGGGCCGAGGGTCACACGCGGATGCCGCCGCTTGGCGACATCCGCGCCGTTCCCGTGCCCGGCTGTGTCGACGGCTGGCTGGCGCTGCACGAGCGGTTCGGACGCCTAGACCTGGCCGCCGTGCTCGAGCCCGCCCGGTCCTACGCCGAGGAGGGCTTTCCCGCCTCGCCGACGCTAGCGGCCATGGCGCCCACCGTGGCGCACCTTCCCGAAGCCAGCGACTACTCCCGCCACGGCCGTCTTCGAGCCGGGACGATCCTCCAGAGGCCGGGGGTGGCAAGGGCGCTGGCCGCCATCGCCCGAGACGGGCGACGGGGCTTCTACGAGGGCGAGTTCGGCGCCGGGCTGCTGGCCCTCGGCGACGGCGAGCACGTCGAGGCCGACCTGGCCCGACCCCAGGCCGACTGGGTCCCCGCTCTCGAGCTAGCCGCTTGGAGCCACCGTCTCTGGACGGTTCCGCCGAGTTCGCAGGGTTACCTCACCCTGGCCGCGGCCTGGATCGCCGAGGGTTTGCCGCTGCCCGAGGATCCGGACGACCCGCGCTGGGCGCATCTGCTCATCGAGGCCACCCGCCAGGCGGCATTCGACCGCCCCGCCGTGCTGCACGAGGGCGCGGACGGCGCCGCGCTCCTTGCTCCGCAACGGCTGGCTCTCCGCCGGGCGGCGATCGACCCGGAGCGCGCTTCGGTGCTCGAGCAACCGGCCATCATCGGCGACACGATCGCGCTCTGCGCCGTCGACCACGAACGACGGGGCGTCTCGCTGCTCCAGTCCAACGCCGCGGGCTTCGGATGCCACCTCGTTGTTCCGGGTGTTCGCATCTTCCTCCACGACCGAGGAGTCGGCTTCTCGCTGCAACCGGGACACCCGGCCGAGTACGGACCGGGCCGGAGGCCACCCCACACCCTGTCGCCCACGCTGGTGACGGCCCAGACCGGCGAGCTGCGGGCCGTGACTGGGACCATGGGGGGCGACAGCCAGCCCCAGATCCTCCTCCAGGTGCTGGCCCGCGCCCTCGCCGTCGGCCAGGGAGCGGGCGACGCCATCGCCGCCGGCCGTTGGGCCCTCGCGCCCCCCGCCCAGGCATCGGCCTCGTCGATCGGCTTCGACACCTGGGACTCGGGAGGGCAGGTGGACGTCAGGATCGAGGGTCACGCGCCGCTGGGATGGGACTCGGGCCTTCGCCTGCGGGGTCACTCCGTCGTCCGCGAGGCCCCCTACAACGGCAGCTTCGGCCACGCCCACCTGATCGCGGTCCACGACGATCACCTGGCGGGCGCAACCGACCCACGACCTCGGTCGGGAGGCGTGTCGGCCTGGTGAGGGGCGCCATCCCCGGGAGTGAACCCTCAGTGAACGAGCAGGAGCGGGCCCCACTGGCGGTGAAGAGACAGCATGTGCTGGGACGGCGGGTGATGAGGAAGCGCGCCGCGTGGCGTCGGATCGCGCTCTCGGCCGCCCTGGTGACATCGGGCACGGTCGGCGTCGCCCTGGCTTCGGCGAGCTCTGCCCAGGCCGCCCCCAGGGCGCTCGAGGGGATACCCAGGCTGAGCCACGTGTTCGTGATCGTGCTCGAGAACGAGGACTTCGACTCGACCTGGGGGCCGACGAGCCCGGCCAAGTTCCTCAACAGCATCGTGCCGTTCGGTGTGCTGGCCAACAACTACTACGGCGTGAGCCACAACAGCGCCGACAACTACATCGCCATGACCAGCGGTCAGCCCCCGGCGCCGCAGTTCCAGGCCGACTGCCCCAACTGGGAGCTGTGCGAGGCCTCGGAGAAGCTCACGCCCGGTGGAGGTCGCAGCATCGCCGATCAGCTCACGAGCGCTCACCTGTCCTGGGGCGCCTACATGGAGTCCATGGCGACGCCCTGCCAGCACCCCTCCGCCACCCAGGCGAGCGATCCGTACCAGACCGGCTACGCCACCCGCCACGACCCGTTCGTCTATTACCCGCCGATCGTCGAGAACACGGCCCGGTGTGATTCACACGTGCGCCCCTATTCGGATCTGGCGCGGGCCCTTCCGTCGGGACAGGTACCGAACTACGTGTTCATCACGCCCAACACCTGTGACGACGGCCACGACTCGCCGTGCGCCAACGGCCAGCCCGGGGGGCTGCCGGCGGCGGACCGCTGGATACAAGACAACATCCACTCGATCGTCGGATCGCCTGCTTACAAGAACAACGGCGCCCTGTTCATCACCTTCGACGAGGCCAGCACCTCCGACACCAGCGGGTGCTGCGCCACCGGGATCGGCAGCAACGGCACGAACGGCGGCGGACGCATCGGACTGTTGATGTTCTCGCCGCTGGCCAGAAATCTTCATGCTACCGACGCCTTCTACGACCACAACTCGCTGCTACGCACGATCGAGGACGCCTTCGGCATCCGCGAGCATCTCAACAACGCGGCCTCGCCCAAGGTGCATCCGATGACCGACCTCTTCCGTCACTGACGGGGGGCGGAACTGTCGTGGTTGTCTCCCGTCGTGAGTTCCTGAAGGGTGCCGGCGCCGCTGGCGCCGCGGCCGCCGCCAGCATGGCGGGGCTTCCTCGGGCCTTCGCCCAGACCACTGCGAGCCTGCCGCCCCCGGCGCACAGCGGCATCGACCACATCGTCGTGATGGTCATGGAGAACCGATCCTTCGACCATTTCCTCGGGTGGGTCCCGGGTGCCGACGGTCGGCAGGACGGGCTGTCGTACCGGGACGCAGGCGGCCGGTGGCACGACACCCACCACCTGCTGGACTGGTCGGGGTGCGGGTTCAACGATCCCGACCACTCCGTGGAGGGAGGCCGCACCCAGCTCGACGGCGGTCGCTGCGACGGCTTTCGGCAGGGAGCCAACGACGACTACGCCCTCGGCTACTACCTGCCCGAGGACGTCCCCGTGAACAAGTTCCTGGTCGACCACTTCACCGTGTGCGACCGGTGGTTCTGCTCGATCCTCGGCCCGACGTACCCGAACCGCTTCTACACCCACACGGCAACCACCGACCGCCTCGAGAACACCATGACCCAGTCCACCCTGCCCACCATCTGGGACAGGCTCGCCGCCGCCGGGGTGCCGGCCAACTACTACTTCAGCGATCTTCCCTTCCTCGCCCTCTGGGGCCAGAAGTACCTCCCCCTCGCCCGGCGGGTCGAGGCCTTCTTCGCCCAGGCCGCCTCCGGAACCCTGCCTCCGTTCAGCTACATCGACCCGTACTTCGTCGGCGAGGAGCAGGGCGGGTCGAACGACGACCATCCGCACGCCGACATCCGCCGGGGCCAGGCCTTCCTCGCCCAGGTCGTCCAGGCGCTGATGGCGAGCCCCACCTGGGATCGCACGGTCCTGGTCATCACCTACGACGAGTGGGGAGGCTTCTTCGAGCACGTCGCGCCGCCCCGGCTGCCGGACCGGACCTCGGCGCCGGCGCTGCAGCTCGGACAGGCGGGCTTTCGCGTGCCCGGCTACCTCGTCTCCCCCTTCGCCCACCGGCGTCAGGTCAACTCGAGCCTGTTCGACCACACGTCCATCCTCAAGATGGTCGAGTGGCGCTTCGGTCTCCGCCCCCTCCAGCCCCGCGACGCCGGCGCCCGCAACCTGGCCACGGCGCTCGACCTCGGATCCCGCAACCCGACCCGACCCTCCGCGGTCCCGACGGTGGTCGACCCCGGACCGCACCTGTGCCAGGGCGACAACTCCTTCGGGCTCGGGTCGGGCTCGACCGGCTCCACTGGCGGCGGAATGGCGAACAGCGAGGCGTTCTGGCAGGAGCTGGCCCACTCGTCGCTCATGCGAGGGTGGGACGGGGCGTCGGCCTAGCCTCCGACCTGCGCGCCTCCGAACCGTCGCGCTCACTCACCACCCTTCGCCCTGCCGAGCCGCTCTCAGCGGGGGCGGTGGCGGGGGAACTCGACGGCCTGCTGGAAGGTGGGGCGGTTCTGCCAGTCGATCGCCGGCTGGCCCACCAGGCCGGTGGTCTGCGCCTCGATGTCGTCGTAGGCGGGCATGGTCACACCGGCCGACTTGGTCGCCGTGTCCGCGGTCCACGCGGGGACCGGGGCGCCACCGTTGACCGCCACCAGTGCGTCGTAGGTGGCCTGGAGGGCGTTGCCGACGCTCGTGGAGCAGTCGGCGAGCCCGCCGGGACCGCACACGTGGTCGGTGACGGCGGAGGAGAATGGCTGGGCGACGGGCTCGCCGTCGAGCTGCCGCAGCAGCTTCTGGGCGTAGCCCTCCCAGCCGGTCCCGTAGGCGTCGCCCTGGTGGGAGCCGCCGCTGTGCGGAGCGCTCACCAGCTGCTCCATCGGCATGGCCGTGTACCCGCTCGAGGAGCCGTCCTGGGTCTGCACCCCGCCGGCGGCGAAGATCGGATCGAACAGGGCCCGCACCAGCCGCGGCTCGAGCTCGTCCATGATGGCGACGGCGGCGGCGTCGCGATACTGGGTGTCCGACGGCGAGGCCTTGTGACGTTGGGCGCCGGCAGCCAACCACCCCCGCAGCTGGCCGAGCATGGCCGTGACCCCCGCGCTGGCCGGCCGCCCGGCTTCGAAGGCCACCAGCTCGGGAAGCACCTGGCGGCCGTCAAGATCCACCGCGGCGGCGGTCTCCATGGCGGTCACCAGGTTGGCCCGGGTGATCTTCTGGTTGTGGATGGCGAGCTGGTGGTGGATCTCCTGCATGAGGGACTGCACCCGCTGGACGAGTCCCTGGCTGTAGTCGTCGTCCGCCGCCGAGAATCCCGGCGCCGGTTTGTTGTTCCAGCTGGTCAGGAAGCCTTGCGGGGGATCGACCTCGTGCGGGTGCTGCTCGGCGGGCAGGAACCCCCGCCACTCGCTGCCACCCGTGCCCCAGGTGGGCAGGTTGGGATCGACGTTCGAGGGGCGGACGGGGTCCCACCCGCTCACGTAGTAACCGATGTCCTTGTTGTCGACATAGAACCAGTTGAACGTGTAGCTGATCTGCTCGGCCCCGGTCATCCACGAGCTGACATCGTGGGTCAGGCTGGGGTCGGCCCAGCGAAGGAAGCCCACCCCGGAGTCGGCCTCGTGGTTGTAGGTGCTCCGCTGGTTGACCACCGCCACCGGCCTGCCCTGGTCCGCCGTCGTCCAGCCCTGCACGATCCCGTGGACCGTCAGGTAGACGTCTCGGGTGACGACCGCCGGCGCGCCCAGCCCGCCGGGCTTGGGCACCGCCGCCTCGGTGAAGGTGTGGTGCTCCATCGGCACGCACTTGCCGTCGAACAGGTAGTCGTGGCCCTGGGCCGCGGGAGCTCCGCCGGCGGGATCGCAGATCTGCTCGAGGCGCTGATCGGTGTTGTCGGTGCCGGCGGAGGTCGCCGACCAGGCGTAGTCCTCGCCCCGACCCAGCTCCACCAGGCCGGTGCCGGGGAAGCTGGCCCCCTCGGCCTGGTATCCGGGGGCGTGGACGTCCTCCTCCATCAGGATCTGGGGCGCGTAGTAGCCCACCTGGGGCCCCATTACGGCGAGCGGCCGACCGCTCGCCGAGTGGTGGGCGTCGACGAGCAGGGCGTTGCTCATCTGGCGGGGCAGGGCGAGGAGCCCGATGGCGTCCTGCAGGGCGGTGGGGTTCGGCTTGGTCAGGTCGCAGTTGGCCGTCGTGCTGGTGGGTCCGCCCTGGAGCGGCGCGCCGGGCTGGTCGGGAAGGGCGGTCGTCGCCGGGTCGACTGTGCCGGGGATCTCGTACGGAAAGCGCTGGTCCGTGATGGTGGTCGGCGCGCCCGGGTCGTTCTGCTCCTTCAGGTCACCGAAGGCCGCCGCACCCGGCGAAGCGCCGAGCTGATGCTGCAGGTAGCCGAGCAGGGCGGCATTGCGCACCTCGGCGCCACCGCCCCTTCCGAAGATCCCCCCGATGAGTGCCGCGACGTAGATCACGTCGCTCGGCTGCCACGGCTGGGGCGGTGCCAGGGCTGCGGCGTAGTCGGCCGGCAGCAGCGAGGGGTCGGTCCTCGTCCGGGCGATGTAGGCGTTGACGC
The sequence above is a segment of the Acidimicrobiales bacterium genome. Coding sequences within it:
- a CDS encoding gamma-glutamyltransferase; the protein is MPELAPAATIRAGRGMVCAVDHLAAGAGGAMLRAGGTAADAAVAASAVLAVTSQHLCGMGGDLLAVIHTGSGPPLALNASGRAGSGADPARLRAEGHTRMPPLGDIRAVPVPGCVDGWLALHERFGRLDLAAVLEPARSYAEEGFPASPTLAAMAPTVAHLPEASDYSRHGRLRAGTILQRPGVARALAAIARDGRRGFYEGEFGAGLLALGDGEHVEADLARPQADWVPALELAAWSHRLWTVPPSSQGYLTLAAAWIAEGLPLPEDPDDPRWAHLLIEATRQAAFDRPAVLHEGADGAALLAPQRLALRRAAIDPERASVLEQPAIIGDTIALCAVDHERRGVSLLQSNAAGFGCHLVVPGVRIFLHDRGVGFSLQPGHPAEYGPGRRPPHTLSPTLVTAQTGELRAVTGTMGGDSQPQILLQVLARALAVGQGAGDAIAAGRWALAPPAQASASSIGFDTWDSGGQVDVRIEGHAPLGWDSGLRLRGHSVVREAPYNGSFGHAHLIAVHDDHLAGATDPRPRSGGVSAW
- a CDS encoding alkaline phosphatase family protein; this encodes MRKRAAWRRIALSAALVTSGTVGVALASASSAQAAPRALEGIPRLSHVFVIVLENEDFDSTWGPTSPAKFLNSIVPFGVLANNYYGVSHNSADNYIAMTSGQPPAPQFQADCPNWELCEASEKLTPGGGRSIADQLTSAHLSWGAYMESMATPCQHPSATQASDPYQTGYATRHDPFVYYPPIVENTARCDSHVRPYSDLARALPSGQVPNYVFITPNTCDDGHDSPCANGQPGGLPAADRWIQDNIHSIVGSPAYKNNGALFITFDEASTSDTSGCCATGIGSNGTNGGGRIGLLMFSPLARNLHATDAFYDHNSLLRTIEDAFGIREHLNNAASPKVHPMTDLFRH
- a CDS encoding alkaline phosphatase family protein; the protein is MVVSRREFLKGAGAAGAAAAASMAGLPRAFAQTTASLPPPAHSGIDHIVVMVMENRSFDHFLGWVPGADGRQDGLSYRDAGGRWHDTHHLLDWSGCGFNDPDHSVEGGRTQLDGGRCDGFRQGANDDYALGYYLPEDVPVNKFLVDHFTVCDRWFCSILGPTYPNRFYTHTATTDRLENTMTQSTLPTIWDRLAAAGVPANYYFSDLPFLALWGQKYLPLARRVEAFFAQAASGTLPPFSYIDPYFVGEEQGGSNDDHPHADIRRGQAFLAQVVQALMASPTWDRTVLVITYDEWGGFFEHVAPPRLPDRTSAPALQLGQAGFRVPGYLVSPFAHRRQVNSSLFDHTSILKMVEWRFGLRPLQPRDAGARNLATALDLGSRNPTRPSAVPTVVDPGPHLCQGDNSFGLGSGSTGSTGGGMANSEAFWQELAHSSLMRGWDGASA
- a CDS encoding penicillin acylase family protein, yielding MAVRVPLRIAAGVLLATALTGSVAVTGAGATAGAASNLAPTYRANDFADGNALSILPPGENGLVNPAQALAFEAAGQRPPANQDQLGKYAGLLYASPGLTDAGLTSYYDDASFGVRPQDVTRVEHPSASEPVAIYRDGHDMPHVYSNSQGAAAYGIGYAQAEDRLFLMDVLRHYGQATLSEFLGPACAFEQMDHDELLLAPYTPQQAQAQLDALPHEYGAAGAQLQSMLSSFVAGVNAYIARTRTDPSLLPADYAAALAPPQPWQPSDVIYVAALIGGIFGRGGGAEVRNAALLGYLQHQLGASPGAAAFGDLKEQNDPGAPTTITDQRFPYEIPGTVDPATTALPDQPGAPLQGGPTSTTANCDLTKPNPTALQDAIGLLALPRQMSNALLVDAHHSASGRPLAVMGPQVGYYAPQILMEEDVHAPGYQAEGASFPGTGLVELGRGEDYAWSATSAGTDNTDQRLEQICDPAGGAPAAQGHDYLFDGKCVPMEHHTFTEAAVPKPGGLGAPAVVTRDVYLTVHGIVQGWTTADQGRPVAVVNQRSTYNHEADSGVGFLRWADPSLTHDVSSWMTGAEQISYTFNWFYVDNKDIGYYVSGWDPVRPSNVDPNLPTWGTGGSEWRGFLPAEQHPHEVDPPQGFLTSWNNKPAPGFSAADDDYSQGLVQRVQSLMQEIHHQLAIHNQKITRANLVTAMETAAAVDLDGRQVLPELVAFEAGRPASAGVTAMLGQLRGWLAAGAQRHKASPSDTQYRDAAAVAIMDELEPRLVRALFDPIFAAGGVQTQDGSSSGYTAMPMEQLVSAPHSGGSHQGDAYGTGWEGYAQKLLRQLDGEPVAQPFSSAVTDHVCGPGGLADCSTSVGNALQATYDALVAVNGGAPVPAWTADTATKSAGVTMPAYDDIEAQTTGLVGQPAIDWQNRPTFQQAVEFPRHRPR